A window of Flavobacterium branchiarum genomic DNA:
GTCTATTTATTTTAGATGGTGTTATGATATTGCTTGTTTGTCTTTTTTGTCCAAATGGTATGAAATGTATAATGTAATCGATGCAAGAACAATCCAAAACACATCAATAAAGAATAGCTGAATTTGATTTTGTGCAAAGGTTTTCCAAAACCAATTTCCCGTACAAATTCCGTTAGCAATAGGGATCAGGAATCCCAAAATACTTCCAGCTAGTAAACTAAATTTATTTGTGAAAGCGTTGTTCTTTTTTAGAATAAAAAATACGACTAATACCAACCAACCAATAAAGTAGATGCTGTAAATATTTGATCGCCCGAGCGGATAAAATACTTTTGTAGCAATAAATGCTAATGCCGTAATAGGGTACATGCTTAAACAAATTGCCAAATAAATGCGCACAACAGTTTCGTTGAAGCGGCGTTTCTTTTCGGGCATGTTTTTCTTATCTCGGGCTACGAGCCAAATCATAACTCCTGATATAATTACAAAACAAGTAATAAGACCAAGTACAAAACTAATTATCTTGAGAGCATATCCTCCATAATCTCCAAAATGAATTCGGTATAATACATTTTTTACCGTGTCAAGATAGGTGATTTCTGTAACTGGATCCTTTTTTGCAACAACTGTGTTATCGGCAACTTTATAAACGATCTTACCAATTCCAGTGAATTTTTTGTCATATTTAATTTCACCTTCTACTAAAACATGCATATTGGCATCGCCATAATTTTGGATAAAAACACGAGTGATTTCAAAATCCTTCCAGTTGTTTTTGGTTTTTGCTACCAATTTGTCAATGCTAAAAGGAGTTGCCAATTTTTTATTATCAAATTTATATTCTGGATCGGTGTATTCTAAATCTTTATATAATTTATCTTGATCGCCTTTATAAAGTGCCATTACACTTGGAGCAATAATTAATAATTTAATCATGAAAAATGCACCTGTAACCG
This region includes:
- a CDS encoding PepSY-associated TM helix domain-containing protein encodes the protein MNNRNYNIYFHTHTVSGIVISVVLFVIFFAGSFSFFRDEIINWERSESVAITKNIQLEYDKALNNLDKEYTLHGRNISISKTSAERRVNIYLEGTKDTLAPAKLKEGSFFYLDTKNFKTHTYENSYSLGEFLYRLHFLAQIPYPFGYYLSGFVALFFLFAIITGVLLHWNKIVSNFYIFRPKEKLKTLWTDAHTSLGMIGLPFQFVYAVTGAFFMIKLLIIAPSVMALYKGDQDKLYKDLEYTDPEYKFDNKKLATPFSIDKLVAKTKNNWKDFEITRVFIQNYGDANMHVLVEGEIKYDKKFTGIGKIVYKVADNTVVAKKDPVTEITYLDTVKNVLYRIHFGDYGGYALKIISFVLGLITCFVIISGVMIWLVARDKKNMPEKKRRFNETVVRIYLAICLSMYPITALAFIATKVFYPLGRSNIYSIYFIGWLVLVVFFILKKNNAFTNKFSLLAGSILGFLIPIANGICTGNWFWKTFAQNQIQLFFIDVFWIVLASITLYISYHLDKKDKQAIS